Proteins co-encoded in one Sulfuricaulis limicola genomic window:
- a CDS encoding archease, with protein MNHQRWEHFPHEADMGIRGIGNTRDQAFEQAALAMTAVITDPVQVAAAEMVEITRAAPDDELLLVDWLNALVYEMATRKLLFSRFEVHVKDHVLNAHAFGEPMNPAKHHMAVEVKGATYTALRVAQESNGEWIAQCVVDV; from the coding sequence ATGAACCATCAACGCTGGGAGCATTTTCCGCACGAAGCCGACATGGGCATACGCGGCATCGGCAACACCCGGGACCAGGCCTTCGAGCAGGCGGCGCTGGCCATGACCGCGGTCATCACCGACCCGGTACAGGTGGCCGCGGCGGAAATGGTGGAAATCACGCGTGCGGCGCCGGACGACGAATTGCTGCTGGTGGACTGGCTCAATGCCCTGGTTTACGAGATGGCGACGCGCAAGCTGCTTTTCAGCCGCTTCGAGGTCCATGTGAAGGACCATGTGCTCAACGCCCACGCCTTCGGCGAACCGATGAACCCGGCGAAACACCACATGGCGGTCGAGGTCAAGGGGGCGACTTATACTGCATTGCGTGTTGCGCAAGAGAGCAACGGCGAATGGATTGCTCAATGTGTGGTGGATGTGTAA
- a CDS encoding adenosylcobalamin-dependent ribonucleoside-diphosphate reductase — translation MLIDPFLTEISRHIWDSKYRFRDGSAVHDRTVDDSWRRIARSLASVEKSDWARWENHFYSVLRDFRFLPGGRIQAGAGTGRRVTLFNCFVMGTIEDSMDGIFDGLKEGALTMQQGGGVGYDFSTLRPRGATAKSVGTVASGPVSFMQIWDAMCGTLLSTGARRGAMMATLRCDHPDIEAFIDAKRDSQVLRRFNLSVLVTDAFMEAVHRDQDWALVFPAEDGIPAGSDTAKRQWSGRSEPVRCRVYRRLRARELWDKLMRATYEYAEPGVLFLDRINQQNNLWYREQISATNPCGEIPLPPYGACNLGSINLTAFVHDPFTDGARLDLDAIRKTAAVATRMMDNVIDASLFPLDKQAAQARGTRHIGLGLTGLADTLIMLGLHYADEAARELASQAMQAICHTAYRTSVGLAEEKGAFPFFEREKFLQGKFIQTLPGDIQDGIARFGLRNSHLTAIAPTGTISLLANNVSSGLEPVYEFNYVRRVLELDGSYTEHKLTDYALRLWRERHGDDALPAAFVDTHALAPAAHLAMQAALQPHVDNSISKTINVPRDYRFEDFKEIYERAYDMGLKGCTTFRPNPVTGEILRGETGQETGPHCCTVEREAD, via the coding sequence ATGCTCATCGATCCCTTCCTCACCGAAATCTCCCGTCACATCTGGGACAGCAAGTACCGCTTCCGCGACGGCAGCGCAGTACACGACCGGACCGTGGACGACAGCTGGCGGCGCATCGCGCGCTCGCTCGCGAGCGTGGAGAAAAGCGACTGGGCACGCTGGGAGAATCACTTCTATTCCGTGCTCCGGGATTTCAGATTCCTCCCCGGCGGGCGCATCCAGGCCGGGGCCGGCACCGGCCGGCGCGTGACGCTGTTCAACTGCTTCGTCATGGGCACCATCGAGGATTCCATGGACGGCATCTTCGACGGCCTCAAGGAAGGCGCGCTCACCATGCAGCAGGGCGGCGGCGTGGGTTACGACTTTTCCACGCTGCGGCCGCGAGGCGCCACAGCGAAAAGCGTCGGCACCGTCGCCTCCGGTCCGGTGTCGTTCATGCAGATCTGGGATGCCATGTGCGGCACGCTGCTCTCCACCGGCGCGCGGCGCGGAGCCATGATGGCCACCCTGCGCTGCGACCATCCCGACATCGAGGCCTTCATCGACGCCAAGCGCGACAGCCAGGTGTTGCGGCGATTCAATCTCTCGGTGCTGGTGACGGATGCCTTCATGGAGGCGGTGCACCGGGACCAGGACTGGGCGCTGGTGTTTCCCGCGGAGGACGGCATTCCGGCGGGTTCCGACACCGCAAAACGCCAGTGGTCGGGGCGATCCGAGCCGGTGCGCTGCCGCGTTTACCGGCGCCTGCGCGCCCGCGAGCTGTGGGACAAGCTCATGCGCGCCACTTACGAGTACGCCGAGCCCGGTGTGCTGTTTCTCGACCGCATCAACCAGCAGAACAACCTCTGGTATCGCGAGCAGATCAGCGCTACGAACCCCTGCGGTGAAATTCCGCTGCCGCCCTACGGCGCCTGCAACCTCGGCTCCATCAACCTGACGGCCTTCGTGCACGACCCCTTCACCGATGGCGCGCGTTTGGATCTCGACGCGATCCGCAAGACCGCGGCGGTCGCCACACGCATGATGGACAATGTCATCGACGCCTCGCTGTTCCCACTGGATAAGCAGGCAGCACAGGCGCGAGGCACGCGCCACATCGGGCTCGGCCTCACGGGACTGGCGGATACGCTCATCATGCTCGGTCTGCACTATGCCGATGAGGCGGCACGCGAGCTGGCGTCGCAGGCGATGCAGGCCATCTGCCACACCGCCTATCGCACGTCCGTCGGGCTGGCGGAGGAGAAAGGCGCGTTCCCGTTTTTCGAACGGGAAAAATTCCTGCAAGGAAAGTTCATTCAAACCCTGCCGGGTGACATCCAGGACGGTATCGCCCGCTTCGGCTTGCGCAACAGCCACCTGACCGCGATCGCGCCGACCGGCACCATCAGCCTGCTGGCGAACAATGTTTCAAGCGGGCTGGAACCGGTGTACGAATTCAATTACGTGCGCCGCGTGCTGGAGCTCGACGGCAGCTACACCGAGCACAAGCTGACCGATTATGCGCTGCGCCTGTGGCGCGAACGGCACGGCGACGATGCATTGCCGGCGGCGTTCGTGGATACCCATGCACTGGCGCCCGCGGCGCATCTCGCCATGCAGGCGGCGCTGCAACCGCACGTGGACAACTCCATCTCCAAGACCATCAACGTCCCGCGCGATTACCGCTTCGAGGACTTCAAGGAGATCTACGAGCGCGCCTACGACATGGGGCTCAAGGGCTGCACCACCTTCCGCCCCAATCCCGTCACCGGCGAGATACTGCGCGGAGAAACCGGGCAAGAGACAGGCCCGCACTGCTGTACCGTCGAGCGCGAAGCAGACTAA
- a CDS encoding PhoH family protein encodes MTSKKKIFVVDTNVLIHDPSSILRFQEHDVVIPIVVLEELDNIKVGMSEIARNVRQVSRLLDELVEKANGDISHGVKLPSASKDFETGHLFFHMEEARSTLPFGLSGRSSDNALLGITMDLGKSHPNRQAILVTKDINLRIKARALGILAEDYTNDQVLDDTNLLFSGAEKLAADFWETHSKNMESWKEEGRTFYRLRGPKARAWLPNQFLYINGEKADKGFEAVVRRLENDSAIIEVVKDYAAERNKVWGISARNREQNFAFNLLMDPEVDFVTLLGQAGTGKTLLTLAAALMQTLESKRYTEIIMTRMTVPVGEDIGFLPGTEEEKMGPWMGALEDNLDVLQETATQEHGAWARAATHDLLRNRIRIKSLNFMRGRTFLKKFLIIDEAQNLSPHQIKTLVTRAGPGSKIVCLGNIAQIDTPYLTETTSGLTYVVDRFKQWEHSGHITLQRGERSRLADYASEIL; translated from the coding sequence ATGACCTCCAAGAAAAAGATTTTCGTTGTCGATACCAACGTCCTGATTCACGATCCGTCCTCGATCCTGCGTTTCCAGGAACACGATGTGGTGATCCCCATCGTGGTGCTGGAAGAGCTCGACAACATCAAGGTCGGCATGTCGGAAATCGCGCGCAACGTGCGCCAGGTCAGCCGCCTGCTGGACGAACTGGTGGAAAAGGCCAATGGCGACATCAGCCACGGCGTCAAACTGCCTTCGGCTTCCAAGGACTTCGAGACCGGACACCTCTTCTTTCACATGGAAGAGGCGCGCAGCACGCTGCCGTTCGGCCTCTCCGGCCGCAGCTCGGACAACGCCCTGCTCGGCATTACCATGGATCTGGGGAAGAGCCACCCCAACCGGCAGGCGATCCTCGTCACCAAGGACATCAATTTACGCATCAAAGCCCGTGCGCTCGGCATCCTTGCCGAGGATTACACCAACGACCAGGTGCTGGATGACACGAACCTGCTGTTTTCCGGCGCGGAAAAGCTGGCCGCTGATTTCTGGGAAACGCACAGCAAGAACATGGAATCGTGGAAAGAGGAAGGCCGCACCTTCTACCGCCTGCGCGGACCCAAGGCACGCGCCTGGCTCCCTAACCAGTTCCTGTATATCAATGGCGAGAAAGCGGATAAGGGCTTCGAGGCCGTGGTGCGGCGCCTCGAAAACGATTCCGCCATCATCGAGGTGGTCAAGGACTACGCCGCGGAGCGCAACAAGGTCTGGGGAATTTCGGCACGCAACCGCGAGCAGAATTTCGCCTTCAACCTGCTGATGGACCCGGAGGTCGATTTCGTCACCCTGCTCGGCCAAGCCGGCACCGGCAAAACCCTGCTGACGCTGGCCGCGGCCCTGATGCAGACGCTGGAATCCAAACGCTACACCGAAATCATCATGACGCGCATGACCGTGCCGGTCGGCGAGGACATCGGCTTCCTGCCGGGCACCGAAGAGGAAAAGATGGGCCCGTGGATGGGTGCGCTCGAGGACAATCTGGACGTGCTGCAGGAAACCGCCACGCAGGAACACGGCGCCTGGGCGCGCGCCGCCACCCACGACCTGCTACGCAACCGCATCCGCATCAAGTCGCTCAACTTCATGCGCGGGCGCACCTTCCTGAAGAAATTCCTGATCATCGACGAGGCGCAGAACCTGTCGCCGCACCAGATCAAGACCCTCGTCACCCGCGCCGGCCCCGGCAGCAAGATCGTCTGCCTCGGCAACATCGCTCAGATCGACACGCCCTACCTGACCGAAACCACCTCCGGCCTGACCTACGTCGTGGACCGCTTCAAGCAGTGGGAGCACAGCGGGCACATCACGCTGCAACGCGGTGAGCGCTCGCGGCTGGCGGATTATGCGTCGGAGATACTATGA
- a CDS encoding peroxiredoxin gives MKKAVPGKPVPDAELQTTGGKTLRLHDLKGQYTVLYFYPKDDTPGCTLEGQDFRDQHARFRKLKAAIYGVSRDSLASHEKFKAKFKFPFELISDPDEKLCRLFDVIREKSLYGKKYMGVDRSTFILDQDGVLRKEFRGVKVKGHVDEVLEEIRQLQTPSSKKAK, from the coding sequence ATGAAAAAGGCTGTACCAGGGAAACCCGTTCCCGACGCGGAATTGCAGACCACCGGCGGCAAGACCCTCCGCCTGCATGATCTCAAGGGCCAATACACCGTGCTGTATTTCTACCCCAAGGACGACACCCCCGGGTGCACCCTGGAGGGGCAGGATTTCCGCGACCAGCACGCCCGGTTCAGGAAACTCAAAGCCGCGATCTACGGCGTGTCGCGCGACAGCCTCGCCTCGCACGAAAAATTCAAGGCCAAGTTCAAGTTCCCCTTCGAGCTGATTTCCGACCCGGACGAAAAGCTCTGCCGCCTGTTCGACGTCATCCGCGAAAAAAGCCTGTACGGCAAAAAATACATGGGCGTGGACCGCAGCACCTTCATCCTCGACCAGGACGGCGTCCTGCGCAAGGAATTCCGCGGCGTCAAGGTGAAGGGGCATGTCGACGAAGTTCTCGAGGAAATCCGCCAATTGCAAACCCCGTCATCCAAAAAAGCTAAATGA
- a CDS encoding GGDEF domain-containing protein codes for MDQSKKTFEDMRREARVSASARWSRKELAQIALLKDAHQETIAPLLHDCPVRSLASGEVLLRAGEPCQALYMVLSGRLRMEGSSSTIPDMFVRAGDSIGELSLLKDAVIASTISATEPTRLLIIDRHVAWGLIRASHEIARNWLSLLAERTRVRGLIAGNEELKTSHGHHTSHDERTGLYNRHWLESTLPRQIARSTASHAPLGLLLVEIDGFADYVARSGPAAGDKVCHAVAQLLVNNFRPTDLVVCYGAAQFAVVLPDTNVANACVVGERVRHAVNRAGVIIPGESASLSLTVSVGATELQPSVDAPAFLAAAEAALQMAKTSGGNRVGMQ; via the coding sequence ATGGATCAATCCAAGAAAACGTTTGAGGACATGCGCCGGGAAGCGCGGGTGTCTGCCTCTGCACGATGGTCACGGAAGGAACTCGCGCAGATCGCCTTGTTAAAGGATGCACATCAGGAAACGATAGCACCGCTACTGCATGATTGCCCGGTGCGGTCGTTGGCGAGCGGCGAAGTGCTGCTCCGCGCCGGTGAGCCCTGTCAGGCGTTATATATGGTACTGAGCGGGCGGTTGCGGATGGAGGGTTCGTCCTCGACGATTCCCGACATGTTTGTTCGAGCCGGGGACAGCATTGGCGAATTATCCTTGCTGAAGGATGCGGTTATCGCGTCTACGATTTCGGCCACCGAGCCGACGCGCTTGCTGATTATCGACCGCCATGTTGCCTGGGGGTTGATCCGCGCGTCGCACGAAATCGCGCGCAATTGGCTGTCGCTTCTCGCGGAACGCACGCGAGTCAGGGGGCTTATCGCCGGAAACGAAGAGCTGAAGACCTCCCATGGGCACCACACATCACATGATGAGCGCACCGGACTGTACAACCGGCACTGGCTGGAGTCGACGCTGCCCCGCCAGATTGCTCGCAGTACCGCCAGCCATGCGCCGCTGGGATTGCTGCTCGTTGAAATCGATGGTTTCGCCGATTACGTCGCTCGTTCCGGGCCAGCCGCGGGAGATAAAGTGTGCCATGCCGTGGCCCAGCTGTTAGTCAACAACTTCCGGCCAACCGATCTGGTTGTGTGTTACGGCGCCGCGCAGTTCGCCGTGGTGTTGCCCGACACCAACGTGGCAAACGCATGCGTCGTAGGTGAACGGGTACGGCACGCGGTAAATCGGGCGGGAGTGATTATTCCTGGCGAAAGCGCCTCGCTTTCCCTGACGGTGTCGGTCGGCGCCACCGAGCTGCAACCCTCCGTCGATGCACCAGCTTTCCTCGCTGCCGCCGAAGCGGCATTGCAAATGGCCAAAACCAGTGGCGGCAACCGGGTCGGTATGCAGTAA
- a CDS encoding RtcB family protein: MDIALFARHTDYEWEIAPHGAMRVPAVIYADEALIRAMDHKVYEQVCNVATLPGIVKASYAMPDAHWGYGFPIGGVAAFDPDDGGVVSAGGVGFDISCGVRCLHTGLNTEDVMAVQKMLADTLYREIPAGLGSTGAIRLNQSEMDAMLAGGAAWAVKQGHGSAADLDHIEEHGQMRGARPDCVSEHAKKRQRDEMGTLGSGNHYLEVQKVVRVFDTRAAEAFGIRENDVVVSIHCGSRGLGHQIGTEFLKEMVTAASHYGIMLPDRELACAPINSPLGENYLGAMRAAINCALANRQILTHLVREVFSQVIPKARLPLLYDVSHNTCKAEEHVVDGKRRKLYVHRKGATRAFGPGHPDIPDILRAVGQPVLIGGSMGTGSYILVGTKQGEALSFSSACHGAGRAMSRHQAYKTWKGRQVIDELAARGILIRSPSGRGVAEEAPGAYKDVSAVVDAADAAGLARKVARLEPLVCIKG; encoded by the coding sequence ATGGACATCGCGCTCTTCGCCCGCCACACCGACTACGAATGGGAAATCGCCCCCCACGGCGCCATGCGCGTGCCCGCGGTGATCTACGCCGACGAAGCCCTGATCCGCGCCATGGATCACAAGGTGTACGAACAGGTCTGCAATGTCGCCACCCTGCCTGGTATCGTGAAGGCGTCTTACGCCATGCCCGATGCGCACTGGGGTTACGGCTTTCCCATCGGCGGCGTGGCCGCCTTCGATCCGGATGATGGCGGCGTGGTCTCGGCGGGCGGCGTGGGCTTCGACATCTCCTGCGGTGTGCGTTGCCTGCATACCGGACTGAACACCGAGGATGTCATGGCGGTCCAGAAAATGCTGGCTGACACTTTATATAGAGAGATTCCGGCGGGTCTGGGCAGCACCGGCGCCATCCGCCTGAATCAGTCCGAAATGGACGCGATGCTGGCGGGCGGCGCGGCCTGGGCCGTGAAACAGGGCCACGGCAGCGCGGCCGATCTCGATCACATCGAGGAGCATGGTCAGATGCGCGGCGCGCGCCCCGACTGCGTTTCGGAACACGCCAAGAAACGCCAGCGCGACGAGATGGGCACGCTCGGCAGCGGCAACCATTACCTCGAAGTACAGAAGGTCGTGAGGGTCTTCGACACCAGGGCGGCGGAGGCCTTCGGCATTCGCGAAAACGACGTCGTGGTCAGCATCCATTGCGGGTCGCGCGGCCTCGGGCATCAGATCGGCACCGAGTTCCTGAAGGAAATGGTAACCGCCGCTTCACACTACGGCATTATGCTTCCCGACCGTGAACTTGCCTGTGCGCCGATCAACTCACCGCTGGGCGAAAATTATCTCGGCGCCATGCGCGCGGCCATCAACTGCGCCCTCGCCAACCGCCAGATTCTCACCCATCTCGTGCGCGAGGTCTTCTCGCAGGTCATCCCGAAAGCCCGCCTGCCCCTGCTTTACGATGTCTCGCACAACACCTGCAAGGCGGAGGAACATGTCGTGGACGGCAAGCGGCGCAAGCTTTACGTGCACCGCAAGGGCGCCACGCGCGCCTTTGGCCCGGGTCATCCGGATATTCCCGATATATTGCGCGCCGTCGGCCAACCGGTCTTGATCGGCGGTTCGATGGGCACCGGCTCCTATATTCTCGTCGGCACGAAACAAGGCGAGGCACTGTCGTTCAGCTCCGCCTGCCATGGCGCCGGCCGCGCCATGAGCCGGCACCAGGCGTACAAGACCTGGAAGGGCCGACAGGTGATCGATGAACTGGCGGCGCGCGGGATCCTGATTCGCAGCCCCTCCGGGCGCGGCGTGGCCGAAGAGGCGCCGGGCGCCTACAAGGACGTGTCGGCCGTGGTGGACGCCGCCGACGCCGCCGGTCTGGCACGCAAGGTGGCGCGGCTGGAACCGCTTGTCTGCATAAAGGGTTAA
- a CDS encoding Ig-like domain-containing protein, with amino-acid sequence MHQIQAALKRNPICYQQKSEMNLPAIQHQGYSTNVEHVANSKNHCLLHRILCSLGALMLALSLAACQGGGGSDGGSSSDSAASAPTPDTRPPSVPTGLTVLIVSSIAFNVTWQPATDDVGVMGYRLYRNGVEIAAPTTAPYQDTNLVSGTTYRYAVAAFDAAGNVSARSAEIAATTSALPDTTAPVVSLTAPAADVVVKGSITLDASATDNVGVVGVSFFLDGVVLGSEDTVAPYARTWDTTAVAEGTHSLKVRARDAAGNVAESAAITVTVKNTLDPVHFVATGDYGRTANTDKVLARMSTLFQTDNIAFHLGIGDLSYGLNGQESAWCTYMRTGMGGSVPFVLLTGNHEDDRSANGYIGNFIKPPDCFPDPVGATGVYGAQYWFDYAGQIRIIMIAPGLPVFGKTYRYRASSTEYQWLAQTIDAARTAGIPWVIVGMHMNCLTMGVKGCHELDPGGSGADDLLNLLIAKKVDLVLQGHDHTYQRSKQLAHAPGCTVLRGDYSATGGAQAVYNSACVADDGADAAYPKGAGTVFVISGLGGDDIYAVSESDAEAPYFAKWMGAGSAGAGFGFLNITIQGNRLSGEFLPAEAGRFTDSFTIGQ; translated from the coding sequence ATGCATCAAATTCAAGCAGCCCTGAAGCGAAACCCAATTTGTTATCAGCAGAAAAGTGAAATGAACCTCCCGGCGATTCAGCACCAAGGTTACTCAACAAATGTTGAGCACGTCGCGAACAGTAAAAATCACTGTTTGCTTCACCGGATTTTATGCTCGCTGGGCGCATTGATGCTCGCTCTGAGTCTCGCCGCCTGCCAGGGCGGAGGCGGTAGCGATGGCGGTAGCAGTAGCGATTCTGCTGCAAGTGCGCCGACACCTGATACTAGGCCACCCTCGGTTCCCACGGGCCTCACGGTCCTCATCGTTTCCTCGATCGCCTTCAATGTCACTTGGCAGCCAGCCACCGACGATGTCGGGGTCATGGGCTATCGGCTTTACCGTAACGGCGTTGAGATTGCTGCGCCGACAACCGCGCCATATCAGGATACGAACCTTGTGTCCGGCACCACTTACCGCTATGCGGTCGCGGCCTTCGATGCGGCGGGCAACGTTTCCGCGCGATCCGCCGAGATTGCCGCGACCACGTCCGCGCTGCCCGATACCACGGCACCTGTTGTCTCGCTGACCGCGCCCGCCGCTGACGTAGTGGTGAAGGGAAGTATCACACTTGATGCCAGCGCGACTGATAACGTAGGTGTGGTGGGAGTGAGTTTTTTTCTGGATGGCGTGGTGCTTGGGAGCGAGGACACGGTTGCACCCTATGCTCGGACTTGGGACACCACCGCGGTGGCCGAAGGTACGCACTCCCTCAAAGTGCGGGCGCGTGATGCCGCCGGCAATGTCGCCGAGTCCGCCGCCATCACGGTCACTGTCAAAAACACCCTTGATCCGGTGCACTTTGTTGCTACGGGGGACTATGGCCGTACTGCCAATACCGACAAGGTATTGGCCCGGATGAGCACCCTTTTTCAGACGGACAACATCGCCTTTCATCTGGGCATCGGCGATCTCAGCTATGGGTTGAACGGCCAGGAGTCCGCGTGGTGCACTTATATGCGTACCGGCATGGGCGGCAGCGTTCCCTTCGTGCTACTTACCGGCAACCACGAGGACGACCGTAGCGCGAACGGCTATATCGGCAACTTTATCAAACCACCCGACTGTTTCCCCGATCCCGTCGGCGCTACCGGAGTCTATGGCGCGCAGTATTGGTTCGATTATGCCGGACAGATTCGCATCATTATGATCGCACCCGGCCTTCCGGTATTCGGCAAGACCTATCGGTACCGCGCGTCCAGCACGGAATACCAGTGGCTCGCGCAGACCATAGACGCCGCGCGTACCGCTGGCATCCCCTGGGTGATCGTGGGCATGCATATGAACTGCCTCACCATGGGCGTCAAGGGTTGTCACGAACTCGATCCCGGCGGGAGCGGGGCGGACGACCTTCTGAACCTGCTTATAGCCAAGAAGGTGGACCTCGTGCTGCAAGGGCACGACCATACCTATCAGCGCAGCAAGCAGCTTGCGCACGCGCCCGGTTGTACAGTCTTGCGGGGGGATTACAGTGCGACCGGCGGCGCTCAGGCTGTCTACAATTCTGCCTGCGTGGCCGACGATGGTGCGGATGCAGCCTACCCGAAAGGAGCCGGTACTGTCTTCGTGATTTCGGGGCTGGGCGGTGACGATATTTATGCCGTGAGCGAATCCGACGCGGAGGCTCCGTACTTCGCAAAATGGATGGGGGCTGGCAGCGCGGGTGCGGGTTTCGGGTTCCTCAACATCACCATTCAGGGGAACCGGCTCAGCGGAGAGTTCCTGCCGGCAGAGGCCGGGCGGTTCACGGATTCATTCACGATCGGGCAGTAG
- the amrS gene encoding AmmeMemoRadiSam system radical SAM enzyme — protein sequence METEILDSASVVATRYWHKLDDGRVQCDVCPRYCKLHEGQRGLCFVRGNHKGQIVLTTYGRSSGYCVDPIEKKPLNHFLPGTPILSFGTAGCNLACKFCQNWDISKSRELDTLMDQASPETIARAARDLDCRSVAYTYNDPVIFLEYAIDVARACRKLGIKSVAVTAGYMCEEPRREFYQYMDAANVDLKAFTEEFYWKVTGAHLQPVLDTLKYLKHETKVWLELTTLLIPGLNDSEKEIEEMTQWVVENLGPDVPMHFTAFHPDWKMRDIPATPVATLIRSRKIAMKNGVRYAYTGNVHNEEGDSTYCHHCGAKLIGRDWYNMTAWNLDAEGKCKACGTACAGVFEDRPGDWGARRLPVRLANFAA from the coding sequence ACGGAAATTCTCGATTCGGCGTCGGTGGTTGCGACCCGCTACTGGCACAAGCTCGACGACGGGCGGGTGCAATGCGACGTCTGCCCGCGCTACTGCAAGCTGCACGAAGGCCAGCGCGGCCTGTGTTTCGTGCGCGGCAACCATAAGGGACAGATCGTGCTGACCACTTATGGCCGGTCTAGCGGTTATTGCGTCGATCCTATCGAGAAAAAACCGCTGAATCATTTCCTCCCCGGCACGCCGATCCTGTCCTTCGGCACCGCCGGCTGTAATCTCGCCTGCAAGTTCTGCCAGAACTGGGACATCAGCAAATCGCGTGAGCTCGACACGCTGATGGACCAGGCCTCGCCTGAAACCATCGCCAGGGCAGCCAGGGATCTCGACTGTCGCAGCGTGGCCTACACCTACAACGATCCGGTGATTTTTCTGGAATACGCCATCGACGTCGCCAGGGCCTGCCGCAAGCTTGGCATCAAATCCGTCGCGGTCACGGCGGGTTACATGTGCGAAGAGCCGCGGCGCGAGTTCTACCAGTACATGGACGCGGCCAACGTCGACCTCAAAGCCTTCACCGAGGAATTCTACTGGAAGGTGACGGGCGCGCACCTGCAACCCGTGCTCGACACCCTCAAATATCTCAAGCACGAAACCAAAGTGTGGCTCGAGCTCACCACCCTGCTCATTCCCGGCCTCAACGACTCGGAAAAGGAGATCGAGGAAATGACCCAGTGGGTCGTGGAGAATCTCGGGCCCGACGTGCCCATGCATTTCACCGCGTTTCATCCGGACTGGAAAATGCGCGATATCCCGGCCACACCCGTGGCCACGCTCATACGGTCGCGCAAGATTGCCATGAAAAACGGCGTGCGCTACGCCTACACCGGCAACGTACACAATGAAGAAGGCGATTCGACATATTGCCATCATTGCGGAGCAAAGTTGATCGGACGCGACTGGTACAACATGACCGCGTGGAATCTCGATGCCGAGGGCAAGTGCAAGGCCTGCGGTACTGCCTGTGCCGGCGTGTTTGAGGACAGACCCGGTGACTGGGGCGCGCGCCGGCTGCCGGTGCGGCTGGCCAACTTCGCCGCCTAG